DNA from Anaerolineales bacterium:
AGTGTAGATCCACTCGTAGACGTTGAGATCCGCACGGGGGCTGAGCTCGACGGTTTGCACGATGGGCACATCAAGCTCCTCGGCAAATTGCTCCAGCTGCGGGGTGAATACTTCCCCCGCCAGGCTGCCCGGCCAGGAGACGATCGCCAGGCGCAGCGGGCTGCTCAGGCTGCGGGTATCCTCGGCGCGGCGCGGGGCTTGCATAAAGCGCAGCCAGTGGGCCAGGGCCTGGGCCGGAGGCGGCTCCAGGCCGTAGAGCACACCGCGGGCCTGGGCGGCAACTCCCGGACCAAGCGCAGGCAGATTGCGTTGTGTGAGCCACTGGATGAGCAGCTCTTCGCTGGCGGCATCGCAGAGCAGAGCTAGCGGCGCGGGCTGGTCCGTAGCGGCTTGCTGGGCGGCGGCCGCGGCGGATGGCTCCGGCTGGGTGGCATCGCCCGTATCGATCAGATCAAACTGTAACTGGGCCCCTTGCAGGCCACCGGCGGCGTTGTATTGCTGCAGGGCCGCCTCCAGCGCACCGGCACGCCATGCAGACGAAGCGGACAAGGGGCCGCTGCGGGCGCAGAACAGATGCAGGTGCAGAGTCTGCCCAGCGAAGGCGGTGCTGATCGTGGCGGCTGGCGTGGCGGGCTGGGCCGCGGCCGCGGTGGGCGTATAGGTGGCCAGGGTTTGGCCATACAGACTGGAGAAAATATAGGGGGTCGGCGTGGAGACCGGCGCAGGCAGGCTGAGCGCCGCGCTGGGTTGGCAGGCGAACAGACCCAGGGCCAACAGTGCCAACAAGCGGAGAGAGCGGCGTTTGACGGTGCTCATTCAGACGAATAGAGCGCGTCGGTCTTGGCAGCCATGATGAAATCGTTACCGTGCAGGCCGTGAATCTTGTGCGTCCACCATTCCACGCGCACTTTGCCCCATTCGGTGCGCAGCAGCGGGTGATGCCCCTGCTGCTCGGCCAGCGCTCCGACGCGTT
Protein-coding regions in this window:
- a CDS encoding ABC transporter substrate-binding protein; this encodes MSTVKRRSLRLLALLALGLFACQPSAALSLPAPVSTPTPYIFSSLYGQTLATYTPTAAAAQPATPAATISTAFAGQTLHLHLFCARSGPLSASSAWRAGALEAALQQYNAAGGLQGAQLQFDLIDTGDATQPEPSAAAAAQQAATDQPAPLALLCDAASEELLIQWLTQRNLPALGPGVAAQARGVLYGLEPPPAQALAHWLRFMQAPRRAEDTRSLSSPLRLAIVSWPGSLAGEVFTPQLEQFAEELDVPIVQTVELSPRADLNVYEWIYTARDLNVNLLYVNADSYGLAAVLNALGHLGLQGRFAVAAPSLAYEPALYEYLADPAFAEGLYLVSALPLKPVGEGQAPAVLGLVQDSFAQASLAILTSALEHALAAAGSPAAITPAQVAAGLQAAGYPDGQRSPAQLALWQLGATPGEVRQLDTLRAPASLAP